One genomic region from Salvia hispanica cultivar TCC Black 2014 chromosome 2, UniMelb_Shisp_WGS_1.0, whole genome shotgun sequence encodes:
- the LOC125207104 gene encoding cyclin-U4-1-like: MGGLSFEPTIFCPLDYVTLGLKDPIKDYLGKPRILSLLSVILDKTVDENEKMLVTSEAKDVITVFHGTRAPSLSIQQYIDRIFRYSNCSPSCFVIAHIYLDRFIQRTNLCLNSLNIHRLLITSVMVAAKFIDDAFFNNAYYARVGGVSTRELNKLEMKFLFGVDFQLHVSVQTFKKYCSILKQEASCGLIERSIPICGTEDSCTSSNDDGALCSASVS, translated from the exons ATGGGAGGTTTGTCGTTTGAACCAACAATCTTCTGCCCGCTTGATTATGTGACTCTAGGGCTCAAGGACCCCATCAAGGACTACCTGGGAAAGCCCCGGATCCTTTCACTTCTTTCAGTCATTCTGGATAAAACTGTCGACGAAAATGAGAAGATGCTTGTGACATCAGAAGCCAAAGATGTCATAACTGTTTTCCATGGTACAAGAGCGCCTTCTCTGAGCATTCAGCAATACATTGATCGCATTTTTAGGTATTCCAACTGCAGTCCTTCCTGCTTCGTTATCGCACATATATACTTGGACAGATTCATTCAACGGACAAACTTATGCCTGAATTCCCTCAACATCCACCGCCTTCTTATCACTAGTGTAATGGTGGCAGCAAAGTTCATTGATGACGC ATTCTTCAACAACGCATATTATGCTAGAGTCGGAGGCGTCTCCACTAGAGAATTGAACAAGCTAGAGATGAAGTTTCTCTTTGGAGTGGATTTCCAGCTTCATGTTAGCGTGCAGACATTTAAGAAATATTGCTCGATCCTGAAACAGGAAGCCTCATGTGGACTCATTGAACGCTCCATCCCCATATGTGGAACGGAAGACAGCTGCACAAGCAGCAATGATGATGGCGCCCTCTGTTCTGCTTCAGTCTCTTGA
- the LOC125204535 gene encoding uncharacterized protein LOC125204535 translates to MGRNKKMVSFQLPNDAAKQDKASNASSEMKTGVEKLHLQAKEALNVEKNSRAGTVVVRRSSRIKSLTPSTNSPELEHVPEHVDLVEEEKEQETEFQPVGNLLVEEEQEQEVQPGSNPPEAHGGSLEEKLDYLVEAVDYLKFKVCKRDAMAVPSPDLSYKSLYLSSQKQIQMLIDEQLRLVKKLEFARGKIAAYEEMKVAVGGQKEFVLVSELANAAGVATASLSPKVDQKSSPSPPPEAVQKSGLPSPNVRKQSKQIGQKRARC, encoded by the exons ATGGGTAGAAACAAAAAGATGGTCTCTTTCCAGTTACCTAATGATGCTGCTAAACAG GATAAAGCATCCAATGCTAGTTCAGAAATGAAAACCGGTGTGGAGAAACTGCATCTGCAAGCTAAGGAGGCTTTGAATGTGGAGAAGAACTCAAGGGCCGGGACTGTGGTTGTGAGACGATCAAGTCGTATTAAGAGTTTGACCCCATCTACTAATAGCCCTGAGTTGGAACATGTTCCGGAACATGTTGATCTTGTTGAAGAGGAAAAGGAACAAGAAACTGAGTTTCAGCCAGTTGGCAATCTGCTTGTTGAAGAGGAACAGGAACAAGAGGTTCAGCCAGGTAGCAATCCTCCAGAAGCGCACGGAGGAAGCCTGGAAGAGAAACTCGATTATCTTGTTGAAGCTGTAGATTATTTGAAGTTCAAG GTTTGTAAACGAGATGCAATGGCGGTCCCTTCTCCTGATCTCAGCTACAAAAGCTTGTACCTCAGTTCACAAAAGCAG ATTCAGATGTTGATAGATGAACAACTTAGGCTGGTCAAGAAGCTGGAATTCGCTCGTGGAAAAATTGCAGCA TATGAGGAGATGAAGGTTGCTGTGGGAGGTCAGAAGGAGTTTGTGCTAGTCTCCGAACTGGCAAATGCTGCAGGCGTTGCCACTGCAAGCTTATCGCCTAAAGTAGATCAAAAGAGTAGCCCATCTCCTCCGCCTGAAGCAGTTCAAAAGAGTGGCCTGCCATCTCCCAACGTTCGTAAGCAAAGTAAGCAAATTGGCCAGAAACGGGCGAGGTGTTGA
- the LOC125206314 gene encoding protein FANTASTIC FOUR 4-like, producing MSSISRTSQISKSWSKPDPEPYSTFSWAHPDNQNTGCPDSSMSSTKATGCWDFLQNGKNTTTTHGLKQTATNPSIFLLSTKGLDMCTEILGSESGSCIDPSFDICSDNTQERQYSSNIKPREIGKKTKQTSSFPPPLTSITSVKVEAQRGGGRLVITILASSSACSVERENGRLRVFLHKDYYYIRSDQRNNKESGRKIRRNYKCGDESGNKSLTSLPLCVAFT from the coding sequence ATGTCGTCTATCTCGAGAACATCCCAAATCTCAAAATCTTGGTCGAAACCGGACCCGGAACCATACTCCACGTTTTCATGGGCTCACCCGGACAACCAGAACACTGGTTGTCCGGACAGCAGCATGAGCAGCACAAAGGCCACCGGGTGCTGGGATTTCTTGCAGAATGGCAAAAACACTACTACTACACATGGACTCAAACAGACAGCCACAAATCCATCAATATTCTTACTAAGCACTAAAGGCTTGGACATGTGCACAGAGATATTAGGGAGTGAAAGTGGAAGCTGCATTGATCCAAGTTTCGACATATGCTCGGACAACACACAAGAGCGACAATATTCGAGCAACATCAAGCCTCGGGAAATTGGCAAGAAAACCAAACAGACTAGCAGTTTCCCACCACCGCTCACCTCTATCACCAGTGTTAAAGTGGAGGCTCAGCGTGGAGGTGGCCGGCTAGTGATCACGATCCTCGCCTCCTCATCCGCCTGCAGCGTGGAGCGCGAAAACGGGAGGCTGAGGGTGTTTCTGCACAAGGATTATTACTACATCCGTAGTGACCAACGAAACAACAAAGAGAGTGGAAGGAAAATTAGGCGCAATTATAAATGTGGAGATGAGAGTGGCAACAAAAGCCTAACTAGTTTGCCACTTTGTGTCGcctttacataa
- the LOC125207105 gene encoding chaperone protein DnaJ-like isoform X2, producing the protein MMCEESYDFNHKEEPEDNSHFNFDFCSLVSKPKDYYKILEVDYDASDEAIRSNYIRLALRWHPDKKKSEETATSKFQEISEAYQVLSDPVKRHEYDNMGMLHTLDSNIADYLNRYKGLILTCNGLGMKCSMW; encoded by the exons ATGATGTGTGAAGAGTCGTACGATTTTAACCACAAGGAAGAACCTGAAGATAATTCTCACTTCAATTTCGATTTCTGCTCCCTTGTCTCGAAACCAAAG GACTATTACAAGATTTTGGAAGTGGATTATGATGCTTCCGACGAAGCTATTCGATCCAACTACATCCGTCTTGCCTTG AGATGGCATCCCGATAAAAAGAAGAGCGAGGAGACTGCCActtcaaaatttcaagaaatcaGTGAAGCTTATCAGG TGTTGAGTGATCCTGTAAAGCGACATGAATATGACAACATGGGCATGCTCCATACGCTTGACAGCAACATAGCG GATTATCTTAATCGCTACAAGGGCCTCATTCTCACGTGCAACGGCCTTGGTATGAAATGCTCGATGTGGTGA
- the LOC125207105 gene encoding chaperone protein DnaJ-like isoform X1 produces the protein MMCEESYDFNHKEEPEDNSHFNFDFCSLVSKPKDYYKILEVDYDASDEAIRSNYIRLALRWHPDKKKSEETATSKFQEISEAYQVLSDPVKRHEYDNMGMLHTLDSNIAFWGMQDYLNRYKGLILTCNGLGMKCSMW, from the exons ATGATGTGTGAAGAGTCGTACGATTTTAACCACAAGGAAGAACCTGAAGATAATTCTCACTTCAATTTCGATTTCTGCTCCCTTGTCTCGAAACCAAAG GACTATTACAAGATTTTGGAAGTGGATTATGATGCTTCCGACGAAGCTATTCGATCCAACTACATCCGTCTTGCCTTG AGATGGCATCCCGATAAAAAGAAGAGCGAGGAGACTGCCActtcaaaatttcaagaaatcaGTGAAGCTTATCAGG TGTTGAGTGATCCTGTAAAGCGACATGAATATGACAACATGGGCATGCTCCATACGCTTGACAGCAACATAGCG TTTTGGGGAATGCAGGATTATCTTAATCGCTACAAGGGCCTCATTCTCACGTGCAACGGCCTTGGTATGAAATGCTCGATGTGGTGA